The Desulforegula conservatrix Mb1Pa DNA segment CAAGGGCGTATTAGGATAATTATTCCTTATACGCCTTTTTATTATTCATGTGTGAATATTTAGAAATGAAATAGCCGTCAACTATTCCTGACAATTCTGAATCCAAGATCAGAATATCCAAGTCCTGCTGCGGCTTTGTGGCGATGAGTTATTCTGCATGAAGACGGATCCTGGCGCCAGCTCCCGCCTTTACTGACTCTGTAAATCTCCTTTGAGCCGGAAGAGTTGTAATCATAGGTGTTGAAAAAATCTTCGCACCATTCCATCACGTTACCACACAGATCATATACCCCAAGCTCATTGGGTTTTTTTCTGCCTACTGGCTGGGTGGAAAGATCACTGTTAAAACGATGCCATGCGACCTCATCAGGCTCATTTGACCCGGAATAATCATTGGCTGAGTTATTGGCTCCGCTTGCTGCAAACTCCCATTGAGCCTCTTGTGGCAGGGCAAAAACATATCTGCCGGAATGTTTGTTGTTCAGATTATTGACAAAAGACTGGGCTTCATTCCATGAAATCCTCTCGACCGGATAATTATCCCCCTTTGCAAAATGAGCAGGATTAGTGTTCATCATTTTTTTCCACTGGCCCTGGGTAACAGGATATTTGCTGATCCAGAAGCCGTCAAGTTCAATGGTTTCACGGCTGTCTCCAAATATTAATATCCCGGATGGTACCCATACAAATTCAATGGCAAGAAAAGGTTCTCTCCATTGATCTCCAGGCTTCGCATTTTTCAGCCTCTCATTTGCATAATAAGGAACAGATTCATTGTCAGAGCCTTGGGAATAATTCAAATGGTTGTGGTCGTTTATACGAGGCTCCTGCTTGACTTGATTCAATATGCCTTTATTTCCAGACGCATTTCTCAAAAATTGTGATTTTATTTCTGAAAGCCTGTTAAGAATATCATCAAAGTCCCTTGGTCTGTCCTTGGGATTAAAAGCAAGGCATCTTGATATCAAAGCTCTTAACTCAGAAGGGATATCCTGACGGGATAATTTAACGCCACCATCCCTGATTAAAGAAATCCGGCTTAAAAAATCGGCCTCTGGATACGGCTGTTTT contains these protein-coding regions:
- a CDS encoding SUMF1/EgtB/PvdO family nonheme iron enzyme, which produces MKNIIHKCLPTYKVGEKLGQGIYGSVYRVNDGLKERAVKIVPLIVERSVDLPGPQALDSKVSMDFLAVQDYYGKIKGDGVVEIYDFHLVNKRVARDHAAAELVILMEYCQDNLNSAVVDNFPLEPSICISCMFQLASLIRRLVRIPGDVFVISDLKPTNILITTAGDLVIGDLGGLKRISSLSATIAAQFSPSWTAPEIMLRGDAPSILSTVYAFGLVSFFIWEGKQPYPEADFLSRISLIRDGGVKLSRQDIPSELRALISRCLAFNPKDRPRDFDDILNRLSEIKSQFLRNASGNKGILNQVKQEPRINDHNHLNYSQGSDNESVPYYANERLKNAKPGDQWREPFLAIEFVWVPSGILIFGDSRETIELDGFWISKYPVTQGQWKKMMNTNPAHFAKGDNYPVERISWNEAQSFVNNLNNKHSGRYVFALPQEAQWEFAASGANNSANDYSGSNEPDEVAWHRFNSDLSTQPVGRKKPNELGVYDLCGNVMEWCEDFFNTYDYNSSGSKEIYRVSKGGSWRQDPSSCRITHRHKAAAGLGYSDLGFRIVRNS